AGGAAATCTCGCCGCTGGGGCGGGAAATCCTGGACCAGCTCCTGGAAAACGCCGCTATCGCGCGTCAGGAGGAAGCCCCCATTTGCCAGGACACCGGCCTGACCGTGGTCTTCGCCGAGGTGGGCCAGGATGTGCACATCGTCGGCGGTGCGTTTGAGGACGCCATCAATGAGGGAGTGCGCCAGGGCTACACCGAGGGCTACCTGCGCAAGTCCATGGTGTACCCGCCCTTCGGGTCGCGCAAGAACACCCGCGATAACACGCCGGCGGTTATCCACGTGCGGCTCGTCCCGGGGAACCAGCTCAAGCTGACCGTCCTGCCCAAGGGGGGTGGGAGCGAGAACATGAGCTTCCTCTCGATGATGGCGCCGGCGGCCGGCCGGCAGGGCATCGTGGACTTTGTCGTGGCGAGCGTGGAAAAGGCCGGCGCCAACCCCTGCCCGCCCATCATCGTTGGGGTTGGCATCGGCGGGAGCGCCGATAAGGCCATGGAGCTGGCCAAACATGCCCTGCTCCGCCCGGTGGGCCAGCACCACCCGGAGCCGGAGGTGGCAGACCTGGAGCGGGAACTGCTGGAACGCATCAACCGCACCGGCATCGGCCCGCAGGGATTGGGCGGGAGTACCACGGCCCTGGCGGTGCATATCGAGACCTATCCCTGCCATCTGGCCAGCATGCCGGTGGCGGTGAACATCCAGTGCCATGCGGCGCGCCATAAAGAAGCCATCCTGTGAGCGACGAAAGGATCACGGCCATGGAAAAGACGGGAATTCGCCTGACCACTCCCCTGACCCTGGAGCAGATCGCCCCCCTGCGCGCCGGCGACAAGGTCCTTATCAACGGCATCATCTACGTGGCGCGCGATGCGGCCCATAAACGCATGGTCGAAACGCTGGATCGCGGCGAACCTCTGCCCTTTGACCCCGCCGGCCAGGTCATTTATTATATGGGTCCGACGCCGGCCAAGCCCGGCCGCCCCATCGGCGCCGCCGGCCCCACCACCAGCTACCGCATGGACGCCTATGCCCCGCGCCTGATGGCCGCCGGCATCAAGGGCATGATCGGCAAGGGAGAGCGCTCCCCGGAGGTCATCGAGGCGATGAAGCGCTACCAGTGCGTCTACTTCGCCGCCACCGGCGGGGCCG
The Anaerolineae bacterium DNA segment above includes these coding regions:
- a CDS encoding fumarate hydratase → MKEIAFQDIVQTVKRLCIEANYFLGEDVVQALQKAREQEISPLGREILDQLLENAAIARQEEAPICQDTGLTVVFAEVGQDVHIVGGAFEDAINEGVRQGYTEGYLRKSMVYPPFGSRKNTRDNTPAVIHVRLVPGNQLKLTVLPKGGGSENMSFLSMMAPAAGRQGIVDFVVASVEKAGANPCPPIIVGVGIGGSADKAMELAKHALLRPVGQHHPEPEVADLERELLERINRTGIGPQGLGGSTTALAVHIETYPCHLASMPVAVNIQCHAARHKEAIL
- a CDS encoding Fe-S-containing hydro-lyase, which translates into the protein MEKTGIRLTTPLTLEQIAPLRAGDKVLINGIIYVARDAAHKRMVETLDRGEPLPFDPAGQVIYYMGPTPAKPGRPIGAAGPTTSYRMDAYAPRLMAAGIKGMIGKGERSPEVIEAMKRYQCVYFAATGGAGALISRCIVAARVIAYEDLGPEAVQELTVVDFPAIVINDIYGGDAYAAEREKYRKLLQKA